A region of Streptomyces sp. NBC_01750 DNA encodes the following proteins:
- a CDS encoding glycoside hydrolase family 13 protein → MTHEPASAVGLLGPAAAQGPRPASSSTEDDGWWRDAVIYQVYVRSFADSDGDGVGDLPGATRRLPHLAELGIDAVWITPFYASPQADGGYDVADYRAVDPLFGDLADADDLVRTAHALGLKVIVDIVPNHTSDQHPWFRAALADHDGGAARGRYCFRPGKGAAGELPPNDWESVFGGPAWTRTPDGAWFLHLFAPEQPDLNWDNEEVHKEFESVLRFWLDLGVDGFRIDVAHGMVKAAGLPDIGHKEQARLIGAQKLPFFDQDGVHEIHRSWRRLLDSYPGDRIGVAEAWAPSPDRLALYVRPDELHQAFNFQFLRCPWDPGAMRGVIDESLAATASVGATTTWVLSNHDVVRHTTRYGGGKQGLRRARAAALLMLALPGSTYIYQGEELGLPEVTDLPSEVRQDPAFFRAAGQDGFRDGCRVPIPWSGEEPPYGFGPGSSWLPQPDSWRELSVAAQTGDPHSTLELYRSALALRRELPGGPMRWLPGPEGLLALSRPGLVCTLNTTGSVIELPLPGQLLLSSGTLEPTGDTARIPADCCAWWAI, encoded by the coding sequence ATGACCCACGAGCCCGCTTCCGCCGTCGGCCTCCTCGGCCCCGCGGCAGCCCAGGGGCCGCGCCCTGCAAGCTCTTCCACGGAGGATGACGGCTGGTGGCGCGATGCCGTCATCTACCAGGTGTACGTGCGCTCCTTCGCCGACAGTGACGGTGACGGCGTCGGAGATCTGCCCGGGGCCACCCGGCGTCTGCCCCATCTCGCAGAGCTGGGCATCGACGCCGTATGGATCACGCCCTTCTACGCCTCGCCACAGGCCGACGGCGGCTACGACGTCGCCGACTACCGGGCGGTGGACCCGCTCTTCGGGGATCTCGCCGACGCCGACGATCTCGTCCGCACGGCCCACGCGCTGGGCCTGAAGGTGATCGTGGACATCGTCCCGAACCACACGTCGGACCAGCACCCGTGGTTCCGGGCCGCGCTCGCGGACCACGACGGGGGCGCGGCCCGCGGGCGCTACTGCTTCCGGCCCGGCAAGGGCGCCGCCGGCGAGCTGCCGCCGAACGACTGGGAGTCGGTCTTCGGCGGCCCCGCCTGGACCCGCACTCCGGACGGTGCGTGGTTCCTCCACCTCTTCGCACCCGAGCAGCCCGACCTCAACTGGGACAACGAGGAGGTGCACAAGGAGTTCGAGTCGGTGCTGCGCTTCTGGCTGGACCTCGGCGTCGACGGCTTCCGTATCGATGTCGCGCACGGCATGGTCAAAGCGGCCGGCCTGCCGGACATCGGCCACAAGGAACAGGCCAGGCTGATCGGCGCCCAGAAGCTGCCCTTCTTCGACCAGGACGGCGTACACGAGATCCACCGCTCCTGGCGCAGGCTCCTCGACTCCTACCCCGGCGACCGGATCGGCGTCGCCGAGGCCTGGGCCCCCAGCCCGGACCGGCTCGCGCTGTACGTACGCCCCGACGAGCTGCACCAGGCCTTCAACTTCCAGTTCCTGCGGTGCCCTTGGGATCCCGGGGCGATGCGCGGCGTGATCGACGAGTCACTGGCCGCCACCGCATCGGTGGGGGCCACCACCACCTGGGTGCTCTCCAACCACGACGTGGTCCGCCACACCACCCGCTACGGCGGCGGGAAGCAGGGGCTGCGCCGGGCCCGCGCGGCCGCGCTGCTCATGCTCGCGCTGCCCGGTTCGACGTACATCTACCAGGGCGAGGAGCTCGGACTGCCCGAGGTCACCGATCTGCCGAGCGAGGTGCGCCAGGACCCCGCCTTCTTCCGCGCGGCGGGGCAGGACGGCTTCCGCGACGGCTGCCGCGTACCGATCCCCTGGTCCGGCGAGGAGCCGCCGTACGGGTTCGGCCCCGGATCCAGCTGGCTGCCCCAGCCGGACAGCTGGCGGGAGCTGTCCGTGGCGGCCCAGACCGGCGACCCGCACTCGACGCTCGAGCTCTACCGCTCGGCGCTGGCGCTCCGCCGTGAGCTGCCGGGCGGCCCGATGCGGTGGCTGCCGGGCCCCGAAGGGCTGCTCGCCCTGTCCCGCCCGGGCCTGGTCTGCACCCTCAACACCACCGGATCGGTGATCGAACTGCCCCTGCCGGGACAGCTGCTGCTCTCCTCAGGGACCTTGGAGCCGACGGGTGACACAGCCCGTATTCCGGCTGATTGCTGTGCGTGGTGGGCAATCTGA
- a CDS encoding LacI family DNA-binding transcriptional regulator, with amino-acid sequence MTARLADIAAQAGVSEATVSRVLNGKPGVAAATRESVLAALDVLGYERPVRLRQRSAGLVGLITPELDNPIFPALAQVIGQALTRQGYTPVLATQTPGGSTEDELTEMLVDRGVSGIIFVSGLHADTTADMQRYDQLRGQGVPYVLLGGFSSKVKAPFVSPDDRAAMHLAVTHLASLGHTRIGLAVGPKRFVPVLRKIEGFQQAMENQLGLAPEESEELIQHSLYTLEGGQAAASALIGLGCTAVVCASDMMALGAIRAARGLGLKVPRDVSVVGFDDSPLIAFTDPPLTTIRQPVQAMGQAAVRTLLEEIGGTPAPHSEFVFMPELVVRGSTASGPGAAGRT; translated from the coding sequence GTGACCGCACGGCTTGCCGACATCGCAGCCCAGGCGGGGGTCAGCGAAGCCACAGTCAGCCGCGTGCTCAACGGCAAGCCCGGTGTGGCCGCGGCAACCCGCGAATCCGTACTCGCCGCGCTCGACGTGCTCGGATATGAGCGCCCCGTGCGCCTGCGGCAGCGCAGCGCCGGCCTGGTCGGCCTCATAACGCCGGAGCTGGACAACCCGATCTTCCCGGCACTCGCCCAGGTCATCGGCCAGGCACTGACCCGGCAGGGCTACACCCCGGTCCTGGCCACCCAGACCCCGGGCGGCTCCACCGAGGACGAGCTCACCGAAATGCTGGTGGACCGCGGGGTCTCCGGAATCATCTTCGTCTCGGGCCTGCACGCCGACACCACGGCCGATATGCAGCGCTACGACCAGCTCCGCGGGCAGGGTGTCCCCTATGTCCTGCTGGGCGGCTTCTCGTCCAAGGTGAAGGCCCCCTTCGTCTCGCCCGACGACCGGGCCGCGATGCACCTCGCGGTGACCCATCTCGCCTCGCTCGGCCACACCCGGATCGGCCTGGCGGTCGGCCCGAAGCGCTTCGTTCCCGTGCTGCGGAAGATCGAGGGCTTCCAGCAGGCGATGGAGAATCAACTCGGCCTCGCCCCCGAGGAGTCCGAAGAGCTCATACAGCACTCCCTCTACACGCTGGAAGGCGGTCAGGCCGCGGCAAGCGCCCTGATCGGGCTCGGCTGCACCGCCGTGGTCTGCGCGAGCGACATGATGGCGCTCGGCGCGATCCGGGCGGCCCGTGGACTGGGTCTGAAGGTGCCGCGGGATGTATCCGTGGTGGGCTTCGACGACTCTCCGCTCATAGCGTTCACGGACCCGCCGCTGACCACCATCCGGCAGCCGGTGCAGGCCATGGGTCAGGCGGCCGTCCGCACCCTCCTGGAGGAGATCGGCGGCACCCCCGCCCCGCACAGCGAGTTCGTTTTCATGCCCGAACTGGTGGTTCGCGGTTCAACGGCTTCCGGACCCGGAGCCGCCGGGCGTACGTGA
- a CDS encoding phosphatase PAP2 family protein: MGETTVKTMESRTAAPSPTVDEAADAPARIRLHTLRSPRRPRIWFEVLLIAVSYWTYSLVRNAVPEQKTQALRNADWIWDAEQWLGIAVEQTVNHAVNSVTWLIVSMNYYYATLHFIVTIGVLVWLYRWHPGRYAAARSALFATTGVALVGYYLYPLAPPRLMNGHDFVDTVLVHHTWGSMASGNLKNMSNQYAAMPSMHIGWSLWCGLIIFAVASAPWAKILGILYPTATLVVIVATANHFWLDAVGGMMCLAFGFTVSYAWYRTLPHRLPRLVEKSDGTSRPLPRFSSGQLS, from the coding sequence ATGGGTGAAACGACCGTGAAGACCATGGAAAGCCGGACGGCTGCTCCGTCACCCACGGTGGACGAGGCCGCCGACGCGCCCGCGCGCATCCGGCTGCACACACTACGGTCGCCCCGCCGCCCGCGGATCTGGTTCGAAGTCCTGCTGATCGCGGTCAGTTACTGGACATATTCGCTGGTCCGCAACGCCGTGCCGGAGCAGAAGACGCAGGCACTGCGCAACGCCGACTGGATCTGGGACGCCGAGCAGTGGCTGGGCATCGCGGTGGAGCAGACGGTCAACCACGCCGTGAATTCGGTGACATGGCTGATCGTTTCGATGAACTACTACTACGCCACCCTGCACTTCATTGTGACGATCGGCGTACTGGTGTGGCTCTACCGGTGGCATCCGGGCCGATACGCGGCTGCCCGTTCCGCCCTTTTCGCCACGACAGGTGTGGCTTTGGTCGGCTATTACCTGTACCCGCTCGCACCGCCCCGGTTGATGAACGGCCACGACTTCGTCGACACGGTCCTGGTCCACCACACCTGGGGTTCCATGGCCTCGGGCAACCTCAAGAACATGTCGAACCAGTACGCGGCGATGCCGTCGATGCACATCGGCTGGTCGCTCTGGTGCGGTCTCATCATTTTCGCCGTTGCCTCGGCGCCGTGGGCGAAGATCCTCGGCATCCTCTACCCGACGGCGACCCTGGTCGTCATCGTGGCCACGGCGAACCACTTCTGGCTGGACGCGGTGGGCGGCATGATGTGTCTGGCGTTCGGCTTCACCGTCTCGTACGCCTGGTACCGGACGCTGCCGCATCGGCTGCCGCGGCTGGTGGAGAAGAGCGACGGCACCAGCCGGCCGCTCCCCCGGTTCAGCTCCGGGCAGCTGTCCTGA
- a CDS encoding bifunctional [glutamine synthetase] adenylyltransferase/[glutamine synthetase]-adenylyl-L-tyrosine phosphorylase produces the protein MTVPGRRSSNFTRLLRHGFTDPSAAERLLDIPDMSSARTDPVLLDALGATADPDLALRGLVRLVEAQDPAERQSLLDTLITAKPLRDRLLGVLGASEALGDHLARHPRDWQALVTYEATDLHPGVADFERGLADATDPVTLRVAYRRCLLAIAARDVCGTTDVAETAAELADLATATLRAALAIARAAAPADAVQCRLAVVAMGKCGGHELNYVSDVDVIFVGEPVEGADESKAVQAATRLASHLMRICSETTVEGTIWPVDANLRPEGRNGPLVRTLSSHLAYYQRWAKTWEFQALLKARPVAGDLALGEDYIEAVAPLVWQAAERENFVADVQKMRRRVVDNIPVAEVERELKLGPGGLRDVEFAVQLLQLVHGRSDATLHSGTTLEALRALAHGGYVGRADAAQLDLAYRFLRAMEHHIQLYRLRRTHLVPEDAADLRRLGRSLGLRTDPVGELNKEWKRHASVVRRLHEKIFYRPLLDAVAQLTPGETRLSPKAARQRLEALGYADPGAALRHLEALSSGVTRKAAIQRTLLPVLLGWFADSADPDAGLLGFRKVSDALGKTPWYLRLLRDEGAAAENLARVLSAGRLAPDLLLRAPEAVALLGDPEGLAPRCSDALEQEVLAAVGRADTAEAAVAAVRGVRRRELFRTAAADLIGSYGTEDNPAEADPGELVDRVGNAVTDLNAATVSGALRAAVRAQWGDTLPTRFAVIGMGRFGGREQSYGSDADVLFVHEPREGVDEQEASRAANAVVAEMRRLLQLPTTDPPLLIDADLRPEGKSGPVVRTLASYEAYYRRWSLVWESQALLRAEPMAGDADLGRRFIDLIDPLRYPAEGLGDDAIREIRRLKARMESERLPRGADPTLHTKLGRGGLSDVEWTVQLFQMRHGWAEPGLRTTRTREALAATHAAGLISTEDAQILDEAWVLATRVRNGVMLVRGRAGDTFPSDGRELGAVGRYLGYGPGRVGDMLDDYRRITRRARAVVEELFYGA, from the coding sequence ATGACGGTGCCGGGGCGCAGGAGCAGTAACTTCACCCGACTGCTGCGGCACGGCTTCACCGATCCCTCCGCCGCCGAACGTCTCCTCGACATCCCCGACATGTCCTCCGCGCGGACGGACCCGGTGCTGCTCGACGCGCTCGGGGCCACCGCCGACCCCGACCTCGCGCTCCGTGGCCTCGTACGGCTGGTGGAGGCGCAGGACCCGGCCGAGCGCCAGAGCCTCCTCGACACCCTGATCACCGCGAAACCGCTCCGTGACCGGTTGCTCGGAGTGCTCGGCGCCTCCGAGGCGCTCGGCGACCACCTGGCCCGCCACCCGCGCGACTGGCAGGCCCTCGTGACGTACGAGGCGACCGATCTGCACCCGGGCGTCGCCGACTTCGAACGCGGCCTCGCCGACGCCACCGACCCGGTCACCCTGCGGGTCGCCTACCGGCGGTGCCTGCTGGCCATAGCCGCCCGCGATGTGTGCGGTACGACCGATGTCGCCGAGACCGCCGCCGAACTGGCCGACCTGGCGACGGCCACACTGCGGGCGGCCCTCGCCATCGCACGCGCCGCCGCGCCCGCCGACGCGGTGCAGTGCCGGCTCGCGGTCGTCGCCATGGGCAAGTGCGGCGGCCATGAACTCAACTACGTCTCCGACGTGGACGTCATCTTCGTCGGTGAACCGGTGGAGGGCGCCGACGAGAGCAAGGCCGTCCAGGCCGCGACCCGGCTGGCCTCCCACCTGATGCGGATCTGCTCCGAGACGACGGTCGAGGGCACCATCTGGCCGGTCGACGCCAATCTGCGGCCCGAGGGGCGCAATGGCCCGCTGGTCCGTACGCTCTCCAGCCATCTCGCGTACTACCAGCGCTGGGCCAAGACCTGGGAGTTCCAGGCGCTGCTCAAGGCCCGTCCGGTCGCCGGTGACCTCGCGCTCGGCGAGGACTACATCGAAGCCGTCGCACCGCTGGTGTGGCAGGCCGCGGAACGCGAGAACTTCGTCGCCGACGTGCAGAAGATGCGCCGTCGCGTCGTCGACAACATCCCGGTCGCCGAGGTGGAGCGCGAGCTCAAGCTCGGCCCCGGAGGCCTGCGGGACGTCGAGTTCGCCGTACAGCTGCTGCAACTGGTGCACGGGCGCAGCGACGCGACGCTGCACAGCGGCACCACACTGGAGGCCCTGCGGGCGCTGGCGCACGGTGGATATGTGGGCCGGGCCGACGCCGCGCAGCTGGACCTGGCGTACCGCTTCCTGCGCGCCATGGAGCACCACATCCAGCTGTACCGGCTGCGGCGTACGCATCTGGTGCCGGAGGACGCGGCCGATCTGCGCCGCCTCGGGCGTTCGCTCGGACTGCGTACGGACCCGGTCGGCGAGCTCAACAAGGAGTGGAAGCGCCACGCGTCTGTGGTGCGACGGCTGCACGAGAAGATCTTCTACCGGCCGCTGCTCGATGCCGTCGCCCAGCTCACCCCCGGCGAGACGCGGCTCAGCCCGAAGGCGGCGCGGCAGCGGCTGGAGGCGCTGGGTTACGCCGATCCCGGCGCCGCCCTGCGCCATCTGGAGGCCCTGTCGTCGGGCGTGACCCGGAAGGCCGCGATCCAGCGCACGCTGCTGCCGGTGCTGCTCGGCTGGTTCGCCGACTCGGCCGACCCGGACGCCGGTCTGCTCGGCTTCCGCAAGGTGTCCGACGCGCTCGGCAAGACACCCTGGTATCTGCGGCTGCTGCGGGACGAGGGCGCGGCCGCGGAGAATCTGGCGCGGGTTCTGTCCGCCGGGCGGCTCGCCCCGGACCTGCTGCTGCGAGCCCCGGAGGCGGTGGCCCTGCTGGGCGACCCGGAGGGTCTCGCACCGCGCTGCAGCGACGCGCTCGAACAGGAGGTTCTGGCAGCCGTCGGACGCGCGGACACGGCGGAGGCCGCGGTCGCCGCGGTCCGTGGCGTACGCCGCCGGGAGCTGTTCCGTACCGCCGCGGCGGATCTGATCGGCTCGTACGGCACCGAGGACAACCCGGCCGAGGCCGACCCGGGCGAGCTCGTGGACCGGGTCGGGAACGCGGTCACGGACCTGAACGCCGCGACGGTCTCGGGCGCGCTGAGGGCCGCCGTGCGCGCGCAGTGGGGCGACACGCTGCCGACGCGGTTCGCGGTCATCGGCATGGGCCGCTTCGGCGGCCGTGAGCAGAGTTACGGCTCCGACGCGGATGTGCTCTTCGTCCACGAACCGCGTGAGGGCGTGGACGAGCAGGAGGCGTCGCGGGCCGCGAACGCGGTCGTCGCGGAGATGCGCAGGCTGCTTCAGCTGCCCACCACGGACCCGCCGCTTCTGATCGACGCGGATCTGCGTCCCGAAGGCAAGAGCGGCCCCGTGGTCCGCACGCTCGCCTCCTACGAGGCCTACTACCGGCGCTGGTCCCTGGTGTGGGAGAGCCAGGCGCTGCTGCGGGCGGAGCCGATGGCCGGCGACGCGGACCTGGGCAGGCGCTTCATCGATCTGATCGACCCCCTGCGCTATCCGGCAGAGGGGCTCGGTGACGACGCGATCCGCGAGATCCGCCGGCTGAAGGCCCGGATGGAGTCCGAACGACTCCCACGCGGCGCGGATCCCACGCTCCACACCAAGCTGGGCCGCGGCGGGCTGAGCGATGTGGAATGGACGGTCCAGCTGTTCCAGATGCGCCACGGCTGGGCGGAACCGGGCCTGCGGACGACCCGCACCCGCGAGGCGCTGGCGGCCACGCACGCGGCGGGCCTCATCTCCACGGAGGACGCGCAGATCCTGGACGAGGCCTGGGTGCTGGCGACCCGGGTGCGCAACGGCGTGATGCTGGTACGCGGCCGGGCAGGTGACACCTTCCCGTCGGACGGCCGCGAACTGGGCGCGGTGGGCCGGTACTTGGGATACGGCCCGGGGCGTGTCGGCGACATGCTGGACGACTACCGCCGGATCACGCGCAGAGCGCGCGCCGTGGTGGAGGAGCTGTTCTACGGCGCGTAG
- a CDS encoding PIG-L family deacetylase: MLSSGPRRFAPLSRRGLTATLILGPLVGIACLSGAGEATSDAQENVIPAARPAGASVMQIVAHPDDDLFFMNPDTSQSVGSGRALTSVYLTAGEADGVNASKTAPGGGPLSADALAELPAADKGRYAEARQNGIRAAYAEMATGNRTSPWQRVTIPTAGGGTAELDTLKARPEVNLVWVQLHEAGSIAGDRPKSLHGLWDGRVDTLGSQLASSSPVTKGFSYTKEQVVDTVAGLLERFRPTHVRMQDPTPGRTGTSGKVTDHQDHMYGARFVQAALTRYAGSTGRPAFSVQNYLGYFTSRLPRTLDPATAAAKLRTLKTYAWMDGENHCGDEAGCGDRKVAARPGGHGWAQSVRYTRGESTSWVQPGRDGGLWAFSVLDTRLAVWHRAAGATGSAGSAGAAGAWSGPRLLAGEGIDSGVTSVKLPDGRIAVFGTRTTLGDGPEDYRRDVVTTVQRTPDGAFGPWRSLGTPERDDASGTSDISAPAVTVDRAGLMTVYLRDGSHSLSSTARRPDGSWTPWQGRGGRDVHGDPVAATDAKGRQYVFVGTARSVVSFIQPAPGAPLTGPTATGVPPTTLTLSAGRDGDGVRLWFRKPGSGDVRTVRFSGTGVSPVTELGGPAGFGPVGVSGPDSTLLAVRSRTGTPGTALLAPAVAGTGEAGAAGRSARTGRAQWRAAGSLFAGAPAGVPSGAKGAGLAAVGLDGRLYWAQADARGSPASWTPVG; encoded by the coding sequence ATGCTGTCGTCCGGGCCCCGCCGCTTCGCCCCGCTGTCCCGTCGTGGCCTGACGGCGACCTTGATCCTGGGTCCGCTCGTCGGCATCGCCTGCCTCTCCGGCGCCGGGGAAGCCACCTCCGACGCCCAGGAGAACGTGATCCCGGCGGCACGTCCCGCGGGCGCTTCCGTGATGCAGATCGTCGCCCATCCGGACGACGATCTGTTCTTCATGAACCCGGACACCAGCCAGTCGGTCGGCTCCGGCCGCGCTCTGACGTCGGTGTACCTCACGGCGGGCGAGGCGGACGGGGTGAACGCGTCCAAGACCGCTCCGGGCGGCGGCCCGCTGTCCGCGGACGCGCTCGCCGAGCTGCCCGCCGCCGACAAGGGCCGCTACGCGGAGGCCAGGCAGAACGGCATTCGCGCGGCCTACGCGGAGATGGCCACCGGCAACCGCACCAGCCCCTGGCAGCGCGTCACGATCCCCACCGCGGGCGGCGGCACGGCCGAGCTCGACACTCTCAAGGCGCGGCCCGAGGTCAACCTGGTGTGGGTGCAGCTGCACGAGGCCGGGTCGATAGCCGGCGACCGGCCGAAGAGCCTGCACGGCCTGTGGGACGGCCGGGTGGACACGCTCGGCTCGCAGCTCGCCTCCTCCAGCCCGGTCACCAAGGGCTTCTCGTACACCAAGGAGCAGGTCGTCGACACGGTCGCCGGCCTCCTCGAGCGGTTCCGCCCGACCCACGTCCGGATGCAGGACCCGACGCCGGGCCGGACCGGCACCTCGGGCAAGGTCACCGACCACCAGGACCACATGTACGGCGCACGGTTCGTGCAGGCCGCGCTCACGCGATACGCGGGCTCAACGGGCCGTCCCGCCTTCAGCGTCCAGAACTACCTGGGCTACTTCACCAGCCGGCTGCCGCGCACCCTCGACCCCGCCACCGCCGCGGCCAAGCTGCGCACGCTGAAGACGTACGCCTGGATGGACGGCGAGAACCACTGCGGAGACGAGGCCGGCTGCGGCGACCGCAAGGTGGCCGCCCGCCCCGGAGGGCACGGCTGGGCGCAGTCCGTCCGCTACACGCGCGGCGAGTCCACTTCCTGGGTGCAGCCGGGCAGGGACGGCGGGCTGTGGGCGTTCTCAGTGCTCGACACTCGGCTGGCGGTCTGGCACAGGGCGGCCGGGGCCACCGGGTCCGCCGGGTCCGCCGGCGCGGCCGGCGCGTGGAGCGGTCCGAGGCTGCTGGCGGGCGAGGGCATCGACAGCGGAGTGACCTCGGTGAAGCTGCCTGATGGGCGGATCGCCGTGTTCGGTACTCGTACGACGCTCGGCGACGGCCCGGAGGACTATCGCAGGGACGTCGTCACGACCGTGCAGCGCACGCCGGACGGCGCGTTCGGACCGTGGCGCTCGCTGGGCACCCCCGAGCGCGACGACGCCTCCGGGACCTCCGACATCAGCGCCCCGGCGGTGACCGTGGACCGCGCCGGCCTGATGACTGTCTATCTGCGCGACGGCAGCCACTCGCTCAGCTCCACCGCCCGGCGGCCGGACGGCTCCTGGACGCCGTGGCAGGGGCGGGGCGGCCGGGATGTGCACGGCGACCCGGTCGCCGCGACGGACGCGAAGGGCCGCCAGTACGTGTTCGTCGGCACGGCTCGCTCGGTCGTCTCCTTCATCCAGCCGGCGCCCGGCGCGCCGCTGACGGGCCCGACCGCGACCGGAGTGCCGCCGACGACACTCACGCTGAGCGCGGGCCGTGACGGCGACGGCGTACGGCTCTGGTTCCGCAAGCCCGGCTCGGGCGACGTCCGAACGGTCCGGTTCTCCGGCACCGGCGTCTCACCGGTGACGGAGCTGGGTGGCCCGGCGGGCTTCGGTCCGGTCGGCGTCTCGGGTCCGGACAGCACCCTGCTCGCGGTCCGCTCCAGGACCGGGACACCCGGCACGGCGCTGCTCGCACCGGCCGTCGCGGGAACCGGCGAGGCAGGCGCGGCAGGTAGGTCTGCGCGGACCGGGCGGGCCCAGTGGCGCGCGGCCGGTTCGCTGTTCGCGGGCGCGCCGGCGGGCGTACCGAGCGGGGCGAAAGGCGCGGGTCTGGCCGCGGTGGGCCTCGACGGGCGCCTGTACTGGGCACAGGCGGACGCCCGCGGTTCGCCGGCTTCCTGGACCCCGGTCGGCTGA
- a CDS encoding pyridoxamine 5'-phosphate oxidase family protein, producing the protein MPENDPLNSPGNAPDDEPQAELDARYSDEKATTADWSRAVERLSAAEIFWLSTVRPDGRPHVTPLIAVWHDGGLHFCTGADERKAKNLRHNQEVVLTTGANVLSEGYDLVVEGRAVRVSDETRLRALAAVYVDKYGEDWKFDVRDGAFVGDGGPALVFRVAPRTAFGFSKGDPFGQTRWQFAQ; encoded by the coding sequence ATGCCCGAGAACGACCCTCTGAACAGCCCCGGGAACGCCCCCGACGACGAACCCCAGGCCGAACTGGACGCCCGCTACAGCGACGAGAAGGCCACCACCGCCGACTGGTCCCGGGCGGTCGAGCGCCTGAGCGCCGCCGAGATTTTCTGGCTGTCGACCGTGCGGCCCGACGGCCGTCCGCACGTCACCCCGCTGATCGCCGTGTGGCACGACGGCGGGCTGCATTTCTGCACCGGCGCGGACGAGCGCAAAGCCAAGAACCTCCGCCACAATCAGGAGGTCGTCCTCACCACCGGCGCCAACGTCCTGAGCGAGGGCTACGACCTGGTGGTCGAGGGCCGGGCGGTACGGGTGAGCGACGAGACGCGACTTCGCGCGCTGGCCGCGGTGTATGTCGACAAGTACGGCGAGGACTGGAAGTTCGACGTCCGCGACGGCGCCTTCGTCGGCGACGGCGGCCCGGCGCTGGTGTTCCGGGTCGCGCCGCGCACGGCGTTCGGCTTCAGCAAGGGCGACCCGTTCGGCCAGACCCGCTGGCAGTTCGCCCAGTGA
- a CDS encoding VOC family protein: MELTLEVIMVPSSDLDRSKTFYEDGCGFKVDLDQEVAPGIRIIQLTPPGSRCSIALSSGMPDRPDQQAMTPGSLQGLQLCVTDIAAAHAALTGRSVPVSAIQHVGRGGWEDGPGEEWNSFMFFKDPDGNGWVVQEAPAPLSER, from the coding sequence ATGGAACTGACGCTTGAAGTGATCATGGTCCCGTCCTCCGATCTCGACCGGTCGAAGACGTTCTACGAGGACGGCTGCGGCTTCAAGGTCGACCTCGACCAGGAGGTGGCCCCCGGTATCCGCATCATCCAGCTGACCCCGCCGGGCTCCCGCTGCTCGATCGCGCTGAGCAGCGGCATGCCCGACCGCCCGGACCAACAGGCCATGACCCCGGGCTCGCTCCAGGGCCTCCAGCTGTGCGTGACGGACATCGCCGCGGCCCACGCGGCGTTGACCGGACGGTCCGTGCCCGTCAGCGCGATCCAGCACGTGGGCCGAGGGGGCTGGGAGGACGGCCCGGGCGAGGAATGGAACTCGTTCATGTTCTTCAAGGACCCGGACGGCAACGGCTGGGTGGTCCAGGAGGCACCGGCACCACTCTCGGAACGCTGA